The DNA region CATAATAACACCAGGGCGCAGTTGAAGGAGAGGCCTCCTGTGCTCATAAAAGACCCTGAGTCTAAAGTTATCAAAGGTCCATACCCTCTAataacgtgggggagagggtatggatgtgtttcaacagaacagggccccaggtggatccccgGAAAATTCATCAAACCATACCGGGAAGACATCTCTACAGAAAGCCAACCCCCGGAACACTCCCCCGAGACGCCAGCTCCATCAGAAACCGCGTCGCGTGGAGtcgaaggaaaaggaagaagactaGACCAGCCAGTATCGCCGTCAGGACTTTAATAACGAACCTGCATTTCCCGCCCACTTGGACTGTTTACCCTCTGACCCCATCCCCTACCATCCCTCACCCTTTTccgtcctaccactttcctcaccccttcttccctcatacctgacctgattttgttttcctgttttgttactATTTCGATTTAcacgggggaggatggggattcaaAGGGATCACTATTCTTATTTCCATTATGTGTCTATTTATTAGACTTTGGTCCACCCAGAATGGCAGTtgcagcagccagaacaccctgcagtgaccagcttcctgcagcagcacttttcaTCATCGTGTGGTTtcacctggcaggaagctggattgtaccacagcccaaagagaacgtctgggtcacgctggcaaagtccATCGGGCAGGAACAACTCTGCATGGCCATGGGAGGTGTAGGCAACCCGTTGTCTACATGCCTGGTGGGAGTCCCCCTGTCGGAAAATGATTTTCCATTCACAGTGATGAAACCCAACCCGGCGGACTCCTTGGGGAGTTGGATAAGGACACTACTgcaggcaccacaggaaccccaggaattggacctACTGGGGTCCACGAGGGCTCATTTATGCATTAGATTCTACACTAAGGCCCCTCAAGGAAAAATAGAGTATAACATCAAAGAGGTTACACCAACTGATAAAAGATATATTAATGAGTGGTGCAACTATACTAGCCTGATTCTGATCAAGTCCTACCCATACCCTAAGGAGCTCCCTCGGGGTGTGTTTTTgatctgtggggacagggtgtgggctgggatcccctctaAGATCAAGgggggtccctgtagccttggcagGCTTACTACCCTAAcccccaacaaaacacaaattatggattggaaaaggggaagTCAATCGGCACGCCAAAAAAGATCTTATGGAGAATTCGGCCCAAATTGC from Vidua chalybeata isolate OUT-0048 unplaced genomic scaffold, bVidCha1 merged haplotype scaffold_338_ctg1, whole genome shotgun sequence includes:
- the LOC128783408 gene encoding uncharacterized protein LOC128783408, whose amino-acid sequence is MAVAAARTPCSDQLPAAALFIIVWFHLAGSWIVPQPKENVWVTLAKSIGQEQLCMAMGGVGNPLSTCLVGVPLSENDFPFTVMKPNPADSLGSWIRTLLQAPQEPQELDLLGSTRAHLCIRFYTKAPQGKIEYNIKEVTPTDKRYINEWCNYTSLILIKSYPYPKELPRGVFLICGDRVWAGIPSKIKGGPCSLGRLTTLTPNKTQIMDWKRGSQSARQKRSYGEFGPNCDSEIYDWGKGKRVAASIFLPWYAAAKALGEISHLGCWMSKQANATSAALSHLLAEEETTRHATLQNRAAIDFLLLAHGHSCEDFEGMCCFNLSSKSTSIQASIQRIQALVKDLKTETGAVDAVNKIFSQWGVPGWAIPIVKGLVWVLIIIFLISVALTIFKKLLTRTMGNVFFLINQKGGVVGGVPALPWEATSI